The genomic DNA CTGAGGCGCTCGTAGGACTCTGCGTTAATTGGCTGTGAACAAGACAAACATGAAGGACAGACACCACTTCCGCCACACCACCATCTGTTCTGCAGACTCTATAGAGGTGATTGCTAgcatgtgcgtgtgcgtgtgcgtgtgtgtgtgtgtgtgtgtgacagcacTTGGGGGATGGAAGGGGAAGGCTATGCGGTTTCTGTGTGGTAcgatagatgtgtgtgtgtgctgcaggtgGCAGGGGGTGGGTTGTATTAAATAGAATGAACTCTGGGGACAAGGGACCATTTGGTAAAACAATAGCGGAGGAAGCCCCACTTCCACAGGCCACATGTGTTCCTATTAATTTGCAGCAAGGATGCTCTTTGCCAGCCTCTAAATGTCCATGTGTCTCTCTTTAGAGTGAGTGAATGGGTACAGCTTGCACACTGTGGGGGGTATGGGTTGGATAATTTGACATGGCTGGGGGTTGGGGGGAATTACAagagggtggtggtgggggtaGTGTGGGGAAGACCTATTGTAGCATAATGGGAGATACAATTATGAATCAAGCATGGATGCAttcagaaaaaactaaattatagCAGGAAGTAAGTTTAGAAAGTAAAATATCTGCAGATGCAGTTGTCATAGCTGTCAAACAAACATGGCCTTGAACGCAGCTTATTTTAAGTGCCCTCACCTCACTCTTCAAACTGAGGCCTCCACTCTCAGTAATTTGCCATTTCAAAAGCACATCCATTATGTGGATCCCATTAGCTAGCAGCCAGAGACTAAGTAACTGAGCTTATGAAGTAAGTACATGTGCTCCCACCTCTCGCGTATTTGAAAGACGAAAGAGAAATCCACTCACTTACCGTTACACCATTGGAATGGTTGCATGAAATTTGACTCCCAAGGCAGCAGCAGTAAATTCAGGCCCTGTCAGGAGAAGGCTGGAGATGAGCCAAGCTCGTGGGCTGGAGCTTCGGACACCGAATCTGTTTTGGAGCCTGGATTCAGTCACCCTGAGCTGGATCGTTCTTTTGTTGGGTTATGTTAGCTCCTGCAAAAACAACCATCAAGATTTTCAGATTTGCTCAGATTCCACAAATCCTCAGGAGGTGTGGTTTTGTTGGCTCAGCAGTCTATGCTGCCCAGCATTCCCAAATCTGGATTAACCACTCCGTGTTAAGATTGGGAGATTTGGGACTGGGGTTTGGACCGGGACTGGAGACCTCATGTGCTCCTGGATCCCAGCGAGAATGATGTCATCACAGGGGAGAGACAAGAAGAGACAAAGAAATCTTGTTGACAAGAAATGATTGTTTTTCAGATGCCTCACACCATGTGCAATCAGGAGTTGTTATTGTGAAAAGCTGAATCTCACTCTATCACAATGTTGTAAACAACGCAGGCTGCTTGGTAACAGGAAATACTTACATTTCCAGCAAAAAAGAGACCTCTTTGACTCCACTTGGTGTCTGCAGTGTTGTCCCTTCACCAATTTCAATGACATCCAGCGTTCAAAATGACAGTCCGCACCCAATGAAGGTAATTATCTGGCATTAATCTGTGCTTTGTCTTCCTCCcaaagctgctttttttaaCAGAGGATTTTCACAAGTCTCATCCCCCTCTCGTCTCCTCTGTTGTCTCCTCCTCCAGTCCTCTGATCTTGCAGTTGCTATTCCTCCTCAGTAAAGAAGGCAAAGACGTGCTTCCCTCAAAGCCCAAACAAAGTGAGGACAGCTCCATGCAGTCGACAACAGTCCTCTAGCTGGGTTTGGTGTtttgctggtgtgtttgtgtgtctgtcagtggatgtgtgtgtgtgtgtttgtgtgtgtgtgtgtggatgtgtgtgtgtggatgtgtgtgtgtgtgtgtgtgtgtgtgtgtgtgtgtgcgtaggGGGGGATCCTACTCTTCCTCTAACCATCTGCTGCttcaattgagaaaaaaaaatcagagacaAAGGCGGTGTGTGTGCAAgagtgtgtctgcgtgtgtcgCATTCAGCCCCTTCGCACCTCCAGCTGGTTTTGTCATGGCAGACttcccctcttcctctttcaATCCATAATGGTGCTCAGAGAGCGCCTGCAAATTCGCCTTTCCCTTCCTCCCCTTGCTCTTGCTCTGCCTTGGGTTTGTAAACAGATCTCTGCTCATGTGACCAGCCGTTTTGCCTCGCAACTCTCCTCTCCCTCAGCCCTCCCTCGCTACCTCTGTCCTCCAATCTGTAGGCAGAAGGAAGGCAGAATGAGCCAGACGCTGACGAATAGGGCGCCTGCAAGCATGCtgatgtgtatgtgtctgtatgCGCACAGCCCAGTGCATGTATATGTGAGAGGGAGACAAGAGAGACACTTGCAGCAAAGTCAAGGGAGGCCCCAGTCAGCAACATGCGCATGGCTGATGTCCTGACAACCAAAACAAAGCCATTTGTGTGAAGTGGAGGTCAGAAAGGAAGAAATGATGCAACCTCCTTCACCGTTTCCTCTCTTCACACGTCggcaggttttatttttagagcTACAGCAGAGTAGTTTtgaactatatatatatatatatatatatatatatatatatatatatatatacctgtTTTTGCAGCAGTCACAAAGAAACAGGGACAATGAAGCATCTCTGCACATGAAACAATATTAAATAAGATAAAttgggagacagagaggaaaaatcACAGCCTCGACAAAGACGCTGCATGCGTGTCCACCCCCACACCAGCAGCCCTGGCCGCCAGTTCGCTGAGGGAGAGAACAGCTGCTGGGCTACTGGGTGAGCTGTGAGGTGGTCGAGGGGAGTGCTGCTCCACTAATCCCCAAGggacagggagggagggagagccTTCAATGGGATACATGCCATTTTCATTCACCCTGCCTCCCCTCCTCTGCTCTAGTAATGACATTACTCCTGAGCACTGAGGAACAGCTGGATGGGCTGCACAGATGCACGAGTATAAATGTAGCCCTTAATACACTGCAGGCATGCTGGGTTGTTTGCAGACTCAAACATGATGTGTGTTGTAGCTACAGGGTTGTGTTGTCATTGTTGGCATGGGGTGGTTTTAGCAACAGCACGCCCTCTTGTGAAATATGATGAAAACACCATTGTGACAACAGCTTCCTGAAGATGTGTGAAATTATTTACAGGGTATACATATTCAACTCTAACTACATTCATGTGAAATACATTGAAAGAGTGCTTTCGTAGAAGATTATTAAGTGAAATAGGTTATAGCAGGGAGTGACTGATAAAACTAGGCCCTCAGTaggaaaatgagagaaatgcAAATGCTGACATTGTTGTCTGAGTGCCATGTAAATTGTTTTGGCTGCCACAACcttttgtttttgcataaaTCATAGGTTTGCCTGATTGTAAATGCTGTAGCATTGTTGGTCTCTCTGTTCTAAACACAAAACTGTCTTAGGAGGACCATTTGCACAGCAATATCTAGCTTAAGTTACCTATCATTACCAAACAGCTAGTCGTACTCCTAAGCAAGGTCGCTGTAGCTAAATTTCTGAGTGTGTAAGAGAAAGATTACTTCTTACAAACACTCCTGTTTTAAAGCAAGGAGTAGTGACTGTTTGAACTGAATTCAGCTTTTTCCCTCACTCATATGACCCTTTGTTTCACTTTCTGTCTTGGTGTATTTATGACAGATCTGCCCTTGAGAGCAACACAAACATAAGTGTTGTTATCAGTGAGAACTCCCCATTGTGCCATAATAATGCTTTACTATCATTCTGACGCAGCAGCTCTTATTAGAAGCCTAGAATTTACAGACTCTGGGTTTTTGCCAAGCTTGGCCCCTTTGAGAGCAATGGCAGAGTGCATTTACAACAATAATTCATTAAGAATACATAAAACAATGTTgagacaaacataaaaacagcaggttTTGGGCTACACCCAGGACCAGACATCTGCTGAGTTCGCTGAACTGTATTTGAACCAGAAATATGTTGACAGTCTCTGTTTTTCTTACTACTTCATGGGaattatgttaaaatattaGTAGTTATAGCTATGAGCTGAGGTAAGATATGATCAGTCAAAAATCCATATTGCACTCTTTATATGTATTCATAAAATGTTTTGCACGTTGAAATGAAAGTTTAGATTTAACCTGAAATCAAATAACTGTTACAGATTCTAATATAATAGTTTCTGGAACAAAGCAATTCCTTCATCTCTTAAACCCAGTGACTGTCTGATAGCtgagcttttgtttttctctttgaacTCGTCAGACCTTACTATAATACACAGCCCATTCCTTTTTCTCCACTTCATGGGTGTGTCCCTTTGCAAACCCATTAACTGCTCCGTTGATGTTTCCATTCAGTCGGCCATTGTTTTCACCATCTATTTCGTCCTTTCTCAGGGCCAGAGCTGGCTTACAGGTGTGCCAATTCCACAAAACTTTGTTCATATCGTCCTGGGCCCTGATACCCAGGAGCTTTTCTTCATCGCTTTTCTTGTCTTCGCTGTCATCGTCGCTCCCATCCCTGCTGGAGCGGCGGTAGTGGAAGCTTCGCATCTCTCCACTAATGTTCTCGAAGTACTGGTGGATGCAAACTTTGGCAAAGCTCTTAGCATGCTCCTTGCAGGTCTCATCAAACATCTTGCGCTCGATGTCGATGTAATGAGACCAGTACTTGGTTTTGAGGAAGGCCGCCTGGGTGAAGCATGGTCGAATAGCTCGGATCAGAAAGGCAGTGAAGGTCATCATGAGCAAAAACATCCAACCACATGCCTGTGAAACATAGACGTtattaaatttatgaatgtaACAAACAATCACCATTATGAGCActcaaaatatgaacaaaatttAGATAGAGGACATGAACGCCTTGGACAGTAAATATGTTGTTCATCTTGACTCCAAGGCTGTCTGTGTTCTTGCAGATACTGAAGACAGTTGAGGTCACACTGTCAGTTGAGATGGAGAAAGCATATATAGCAGCTTCTTGACAGTTTCACAGCTCATTAACAAAATCTGTGTATCAACAGACTTTCTAGAGATGTGTTACTTTTAAGCCTGTATAATTGCCCTTCAGCTGATCAAAGACCTAAATAACAGTGTGGGTGTTTTTGGAAGGACTGGAAGAGGCCCCAGTTCCATGAATAATAAATCTGGAGGCTTATCTATGCCTCTAATAAACGACCAGGAAAGGTTCAGTGAGCTCAAAGTGTGAAGTGAATTATAGTCTGGCAGGGAGATTTAAGTTGACTAAAGTCTCTGAGGAATAAAGCAAGGAAACTAaaattagctttagctgagaTGAAGTTAAAATAGTTCATTGAAAAGACAACCAACTACGATTTTAGAGATACTGCTGTCACAAGTCCCAACAAAGCTGTCTCTTTGAGAAAATccataacagacaaaaatatctgGTAACAGTCATATTTATTTAGCCATACAGTtatgttttctgtaaatttgAAGGTGTAAATCCAGTTTTAAGGCAAACTCTAAGTTATACAGTTCTTAGGGGGAAACAGTAAACCCTTTATCCTTCCTTCAGGTGTTAACATGGTTGGCTTAAGAGTACCCAAATTCTAATATATGCATTCTAATACTACGACAACTCAGTTACATATCCattatgtgtatatttttaattaaagactTGGATAGTGATACATTTACAAGTCAATAATCTGGataataacacacaaaataaactaaaacctggatatttatgcacaaaactgtcaaaaacctggatattaacctGTGAATAACCTGGATGTCATTGCACTACAATGTTAAAAACCTGTGTATTAACATATAGACCTTTCACTatcctggatattaatgcacaaaactgttaaaacccTGCGTACTGATGCATGTAACTGTTAAAACCCTTGATATTAATGTATAAAACTTAAAAACCtggaaataaatgcacaaaattgcTAAACATCTTGATATAcagtacagttcaaaagtttggggtcacttagaaatgtccttatttttgaaataaaagcaattttttcaacgaagataacattaaattaatgagaaatacagtccagacattgttaatgtgttaaatgactattctagctggaaacggctgatttttaatggaatatctacatggggctacagaggaatatttcctacaaccatcactcctgtgttctaatgctacattgtgttgaaaggctaattgatgattagaaaacccttgtgtgattatgttagcacgtgaataaaagtgtgagttttcatggaaaacatgaaattgcctgggtgacccctaACTTTTCAACAGTATTGTACCTGGACGTACACTAAGTAGCCCCATcattaaaaccactggcagGAAAAACATCTCCGTGCAATGCAAtgatctgctgggaaaccttgggttcttgcattcatgtggatgctgctttgacatgtagcacccacctaaacattattATAGACAAAGCACACCCTCCATGACAACAGGACTTCCAGACAGCAACAGCAGTGTGCCCTGCTGCACCACATAAACTACTCAGGAATAGCTCGAGGAACTTGACAAAGGGcacaagctgttttttttggcaGGCCTCCCAATTTAATGCATCAACAGCCTGTGCTGGAACAAGTCATGGAGCACCCACCCCACAACCATAGAGCCCCAAGGATCTGCTGACACAGTCCCAGTCCAAGACCCCAAAGACACCACCAGAACTTCTGTGTCCATGCCCAGTGGGATCATAGTTGTTTTGACAACATAAAAGGAACCTGCACAAGGCAGGTGGTTTCATTGTTTTGGCTGATCAGTGAACAAGAATGTTGTCGGTCATTTTGACTTCATATTGGAAAACCTCAGGTGTTGGTGCTAACATTAAGAGTAGCTGTTCTCTATTCTATTTTACTGTCTCTATCTTGTGACAGTGAGTCAGTGAGTCACAAGGAACAATACCAAGAAACTGCCTGTCTCACTTGTCTCTGGGTTTGTGTTTGTCAAATAGTTGTCATCAGAAAACCATTTCCAGAACAACAGTATGAAAAAAGATCAGGTTACCTGTGATATACACTTGATGTATCGTGACGCTGCCGCTCTTATTTCCTGGTGCTCAAATAACTCCTTGCATGGAATCCTCGCCAGCAGTTTTATCCTCTCCATCTCAGACATCCCCTTAACAAGACTGGTATTCCCAAACCTG from Amphiprion ocellaris isolate individual 3 ecotype Okinawa chromosome 4, ASM2253959v1, whole genome shotgun sequence includes the following:
- the LOC111570473 gene encoding calcium homeostasis modulator protein 1, which encodes MDKFRMMFQFLQSNQESFMNGICGIMALASAQMYSAFEFNCPCMPEYNYTYGIGLLIIPPIWFFLLGFVLNNNVSVLAEEWRRPTGRRTKDPTILRYMFCSITQRSLIAPAVWVSVTLMDGKSFLCAFSINLDIDRFGNTSLVKGMSEMERIKLLARIPCKELFEHQEIRAAASRYIKCISQACGWMFLLMMTFTAFLIRAIRPCFTQAAFLKTKYWSHYIDIERKMFDETCKEHAKSFAKVCIHQYFENISGEMRSFHYRRSSRDGSDDDSEDKKSDEEKLLGIRAQDDMNKVLWNWHTCKPALALRKDEIDGENNGRLNGNINGAVNGFAKGHTHEVEKKEWAVYYSKV